In the Uranotaenia lowii strain MFRU-FL chromosome 1, ASM2978415v1, whole genome shotgun sequence genome, TGTTCAAGCGTTCTTGTAGCCAGAAAAGGCGCACAGGCTGTCCCATACGTTACTGTCGTCAAGTGGAACACCTCTAAAGATTCGTTCGGCTGGCGACGCCAAAATATCTGTTggtacttctgatcttctgCTCGGATCCTAATTTGCCTGAACATCTGCGTAATATCTGCCGTAAATACAATCTTGGGCACCCGAAATCGTAGCACGATTTCGGCGAGCTTGGGCTGAATGGTAGGGCCAACGTAAAGGTGATCATTCAGGGAACCTCCCCTTGAAGCTGCTGCAGACGCATCAAAAACGACACGCGTCTTCGTCGTGGTGCTTGCCAAGTTCAGCACCGCATGGTGTGGCAGAAAATATCCTTCTGAGCAATTGGTGTCACATTTAATCATATGGCCCTGGGTTTCATAATCATGCATGAATTCTCGGTACTGGTCGTAAAGATCTTGGTCGTGAATCAGTCTTTTTTCTGTCTGTAGAAATCTACGCAAAGCTATCGTTTGACTGTCACCTAATTCCTTTATACTGGGTCTCAATGGCAGACCTACTTCATAGTGACCATTTTCCAATCGGCAGCAAGTATCGGAAAAACTTTGCTCTGCGGCTCTTTCGTCTTGAGTCAACATTCGAGGCTCATGAATGGACTCGGCTTCCCAAAATCTACTAATTTGCTCGCTCAACGCCTCATTCGTAACGATCTTACAGACATTAGAGATCGTTCGATCAACTTCTGGTCTTTCAACAGCACCACCTACTACCCAACCAAAAACGGTTTCTTCGCACCAACAAGGAGGATTTTCAATTATGGTATGGGTTTGCCCAGTAAACATTTCATGGAACACTTGTATTCCAAGAAGCATATCAATTCTTCGTGATTGACTAAACCACGGATCTGCGAGTACTATCTCTGACGGAATTTGCCCAGGATCAATATTGAACGAATTGATTGGCAAGTTTCCTGTAATTTTGCTCATGACCAAACATTCTGTGCTGTAGGTGAAGTCTGACTTGTAGGTGGAATGGATCTTTACTCTGACCTGACTTGAAATCATCTTAGGTGCACCGGAAATACCTTCAACGGACATGTTCACCTTCGTCTTTCGCAAGCGCAACGCGTTTACCACACGCGTGGATATTAAATTATGCATCGACCCACTATCGAGCAAAACACGACAACTGATCAAATTTCCAAACTCGTCTTCTATCATGCAAACTGCGGTATAGAGAATGTACTGTTTTGGCTGCGAATTAGTACATGCAACGGAAGCTACTAGCGCATTTAAGGACGTTGTAGGCATCTCAGGGGTCCTACGCGGGGTAGGTGTTGGTTGAGTTGGCTGGTTAGCATTGTTATCATGCAACGTAGTGTGGTGACGGCCTCCACATTTCTTGCAGGAGCTCCCCTTGCAGTCTCTAACATGGTGTCGGTTACTGAAACAGTTCATGCACAATCCAAGACTGCGCACCTTCGAGATACGATCGCGTAATTGTAGCTTCAGATAGTCTTCGCAGTTGCTCAAATAATGATTCCCCTTACATGCAAAACAAACAGGGTTACCATATGACCTGCCGGTATTGATTGCTAAAACCTTAGATGAGTGTGACCCACTTCGCTCATTGTGCCCGAATCTTCCTCGAAAGCTTGAGCTTTGAACCTCTTGTTTATCCTGGTCAATGCTCTCTAGGCATCTACATCTAGACTGTAGGTACTCGAGAAGTTTCTCCCAAGATGGCAACGAATGATCAGTAAACTGAAGCTCGAAATCCTTTCTGGTGCGGTTGTCCAATCGCGCGCATACCAGAAAAACCAAGAACTGTTCAGATAAAGGTTTTAATTTTAGCTCAAGATTCGCCAACGCTCTAATGTTACGGGTAACGTCACTCAGTAAAGTTCGTAATGCGGATCCAGACTCACGAACTAAAGGTTTCAGATGAAACAGCTGAGCAATATGCCTATCTACCAACAACCGCTTATTCTCAAACTCCGAACACAATGCCTTCCAGAGTGATGAGAAATTATCTTCGGAGGACTGGACATGACGGGCTGAACCATCTTGGATGGCAGCCTTCAGGTAAAATAGCTTCTCACTTTCTGACAAACTCTCACGACGCTTAATCAACGAATTGAATTGGGATTTAAATGTCAGCCATTCTTCCAATTGGCCATTGAATCGGGGAAAAGGAATATCTggcaattttgtatgggagtgtTGTGTTGAATTGACCGCTGCTGGGGCACTTATCGGCTTGGGAGGATCGATTTCTCGGATAATCTTTCGAACTCGGTGACGGATGTcatcaaacaaatcttctaTCTTCTCAATCGTCATCTGCAGGGACCCAACCTCATCCTCCTTAATTACCCCATATAATTTTACCTCAGTTTCATGCAATAAAGAACGCATCTGGTCAATCGACTCAAGCTTGTCTTCGAGAAGTGAACTTTCTTGCTTCTCGGTATCAAACGAACGCACAAACAAAAGCAATTTTTCCGCTCGTGACTCAATGGAGTCTATCATACGATAATAGGACATCACCTGGATCTTCTTTTCTGCCGCCATTGCGAAAAAGGAAAAATGCTCAAATATTCAATTTGCAACTAAACTTCCGGAAACAACGCACCCACTTGCACGATCTTACCTGACTTCCAATTAACGATTCCACCAGTAAATGACCGACcctgaaaaatgttaaaacttgcAGGCATAGCATACATACATGTCCAGCAATCCAGCCTCGTGGGGGATCAAACTGGCATCAAAATGGCGAATTCTCTCGAGCTCTTACGACCTGCACAGTACGTCATCCACTCTACTGCACCATGCAAACCGCTTTCGTTCTTTTGTTGCACTTTTTCCTATGGAACTGTTTCGCACAACTCGATCGTTCATGCACGTGTGATCGAGGGTTGAAGTTCCAATTTCACTTATTTCTACCGATCGCTCAATGTTCATGCACTAGGAtcgggttttgttttttttgcacttATTGTTCCATTTATCAGCTTAGATTTTATTCGGATCACATTGATCGCACAAATTGTTCGCAATTTTTCAAGGAACAAGCCACAATTGTTCCACAGACACAATGTTCCATTGTTTAGAACACGTTGTTCACAAGTCCATCATTTTGTGATCGGACAATCGTTCCAATTGTTTTTCGCGGGTGAACGTCCAAGTTCCGCGTTTTCTGAGGTCACTTCACTAGCACAAACTGTACTTCCGGACAACTAGATcacatccggttcgaaggaccactaTGAATTGTTCAATTCCTCGACTAGCTCGAGGGGCTAGTGAGGTGGCCACAGAAAAGGCACGACGGACACTTGGGACACGTTCACGGACTTAGACGGGCTCGGATACAAGAAAACTGTAACACGCGGGCTGCAGTAAAACGACCGTCTCGTGCGGTGGTTAAGAGCCAAGAGGCAGATTTATTAGAGTCTCAAAATAATCTACCTAAGAGAGCTAGGGTGTGTAGACTCTCTCTTCTACTACTATCTATCAAACAATCAGATTGACTGAACAAAAGAAAAGCTCATCTAGAATGCTGCTATAAAACTAGGTACAGTATACTATCGATCTTCATAACACTACTTTTAGGGTGGTTCAGCGttaacagtatttgaaagacccaaatactagtatttcactagctacttgctaacatcctcagtgggttatcgactgaagaaagtgtatcatttccctcccttaaattgtccaagctaggtagtcaccgaacttagaataaaacggttaatttaggcgccactccaagaacgcaaatatatTCTCATTCCGTTTGTcttgccgagatacctagaggcaacgaatacgaatgcgtacatgcgaaacaAGTtcgaatcgtacactcgtacggcgTGCTCGCATTTTatcctcgtgtttttttttaaatgtgtgctttcaatcgtagcaatCGAATTCTCAGGCAGacaaacacgcgtctcgaagggaaacatacacactattaattttttggtgtaaatttatgtcaaattggatgcacaaaattgaagcatcacttttgacataaaattacactggagaagacagaaacgcttgaagccataaaGTCTTAGACACGAATTTAGTGACATATTCGACATAATATTATAACATTGAAGATGTAAAGTTATGCCGAATTGGACGCACAAAAATGAAGCatcgtttttgacataaatttacatcgtTGCAGAAATTACATTgcttttggtgaaattttagtGATGCAAGCTTTCGGAGAGaaaaattttagagaaacaAATTGTCTCGGacaaaaatgttggtaaaaattCAGAGTTTGCAAAAATACTGGTTCAAGAAATGGGTAGGCTTAAAGCGACACCCCTTTCCTGAACCAGTGTTTTTGCAATCtgtaaaaatttaccaaaatttttgTCCAAGACAATTTAATTCTCTAAACATTCATCGCTCCGGAATCTTACGTcactaaaatttaacaaaatgcaaTGTAATTGTTTTAGtttctaatttttggaaatttaatgaGTTCTAGTGGGTTTCCGCTAGATAAGAAGTGTTCCTACAAACGGCGAATTCAGCTGAAATTTATGTCCTTGAAAATGGGTTCCTCTTAAAGTAAATTctctttaatcaattttgaacttcTCTTGAAAGCAATAGTTTGGAAATGTCATCTTCGATGTATCAAAACATAAACGCTGTtctcatttttaattaaatttattacaatGTTAAATATTTTAGTATTTGGTTATGTATCAATATACATATGTTATGTTCATGAATTTATCATTTGTGATAACTTATAATGTTCCTTCTGTTATCTGCTTTCCTATAATTCGAAACTCTGTGTGTGTCGTTAGaaagtacaaaaattcaaatttttcataataatttttgctTAATTTATATTACTTTAGGTCAGTTTCATTTTTActaatttaaatttgtatgacAAACTGAAATTCGAtatagttttcaaatatttttttttcctagaatcatttcaaatttctctTTCCCATTTTCAACTGGTAATGATAAACGCCTGAATATAGATAGAAATTAGTCGCCGCTGTCAACTATTTGCCGCCGTCAACTATTTGCCGCACAGTCGTTCAAACACGAAGAGATTTTAAGGGTTTTTAATTGTGATGTTGTGAAAcattctttcaatattttttttctttgaattctttttatgaGTTGTTATTAATTACCTACGTCAATTATTATCAATAGTATTATGagctgtttcattttttttttttcataattttggaagaatcaataaaaacattttgtCCAAATTGGCATATTTTCTGCTCCACTATGCTTAGAGAGAAGGCGGCTGTAAAAATCTAAACATAGTGGATGAAAGTGGCagtttccaaaataaaatattcttcaatttatttgtatttggaGCTGCAAAAAGACAATCATGTAAGGATCATGTCTTTGCTTTAATCTCATTCATTTAaagtatttattttgtattatttcaGAAGCCCAAACTAGCTGCAGGAAGGATGATAAGTGGTAACAAAGAGCTGCGAAAATTGGCGAACTATTACGGGCTTTTCGAGACACCCGTCTGGCCATCCATTTGCTGCTGTTTATGTAGCCGTGTTATAATAGTAAATATTATGATAATAATTCTACATTCAAACTGATTTTTGTTGGTTACAAGttacaaacgattttttttttcaaaatcaggatGCCACAACTTCAATTCTGCAAATATCGATGGATTAGATGCCAAGTAATAGCAGATCATTTTCGCAAGTTGTCGAGTTACGCCATCCGGAATTTTTACAACAATCCGAAGAAGCAGCGGAGAACATGGTTCAACCTACTTTGGTGGTAAATGTCTCATGTGATCCGCTAACCTGAGGGTAAGTTTTTGTGATGTTTGTGGCTCACTTTTGtttgctgatatttttttttttttttttttttttttttaatttttttattggctttaccTCTATAACATAACCGGCCAAGTGTTAATTACTCTTCTACTTACATGTCTATTTTacattcaattacaaaattagctatcgttttatataattcaatgtctttcttttttagtatcaaatgaatatcgggtggaattccttttttcattaaaattcgccaaataggtctacgaagattttcaaatctgctgCATGCGAAGATAATGTGATCAGGATCTGCGATGGATTCGCCACAACTGCACGTCGCGTCCAATAGGATACCATTTCTAGTCAGATGAGCAGGGAGCCGTGaatgatttgatattaatttggaAAGGATTACAATTTGTCTGCGGTTGAGATCCAAGCTACTAAACCATGGTTGGAGCGAAACGTTAGAGATGATGCTGTGACAGAAACGTCCTTTAGTTCCTGCATTCCACTTTGCTTGCCATTTGTGCACTGTTGTACGCCGAATCGGAAACtggatgtcgaatgatgttaaaatataatctgCTGTACCACCATTGATGCACGCACTTTTCGCCTCTTGATCTGCCAACTCGTTCATTGGAATACCTCTGTGAGACGGAACCCATATCAGATGGATCTCGTGCCCCATTCTTTGTCCTTCAAGAATGGAAGCTTTTATATCGTACCAAGCAACgggatatttttgattgatgttgattttttgaaggctcgtgAGACAACTCAAACTATCGGTTAGAATAATATACTGAGCAACAGGAAGGCTTACGATCATTTTCGCAGCATGCCTGATTGCTAGAAGCTCTGCCATATAAACTGATGCTTTACTGTCGAGTTTGATCCCTTCTGCAGGCGCTCCAAAACTATTTACCACAGCATAACCTGTGCCGTGTATATCTTTCGACCCGTCAGTTGCCAAGATTTTCGCGTTGGCATACACTTCCAAGAGATAGTTTGAAACCAAATCAGCTGCCGATGAGTTCTGGTGTTCTGAACATAACCGTTTAACAGTGAGATCAATGGATATTATTGTTCTTACAACTTCACGGTTGACCATGTAGCATGGGAGATTATTTAGAGGCTGTTCAAGTGGAATAAATTCGTTAAGCATTCTTATGGCGCGGTGTATTCCCGTAGCCACTAAGCCACCTTCCAAGATCGGTCTGGAGTATTGACCATGCCAAGAAGAAAGTGACgctcttttatttacaaaacgcaTGACAGCAAGTTCTCTTCTTTGTTGCAGCGGAATAATACCAGCCATCACTTCGAGTGAACCTGtgtgggtggtttttgtggagcccaaacagattcgaattcctgccCATTGTAGTCTATCCAAAACGATGGCTTCTTTTTGTGTTAACTCCGTCATAAATATGGAACCGTATTCCAATATTGATCTCACACATGACTTGAAAATAGCTAACATTGCTGCTGGATGTGCTCCCCATGACTGGCCCGATATGCTTCGTAGAAAGTTAAGATACGGAGCCGTACGTTTTTGTACCTCTCTAATATGACACGACCACGACAGATTTCGTGTGAGGTACATGCCGAGTAACCTCAGGGATCTGACGTATTCCAAAGTGCAACCGCCGATATTTATTTCTGGGGGATTATCGCATTGTTGTGTCGAGATCAGAAGGCACTTACATTTCGTGGGCGAAAGTTCTAACCCAAggtcgaaaatattttccacaactATATCCACTGCCCTTTGGAGAGATTCGCAACTATGCTCCAGCGAGGTTCCTCTTACAGCAATTGTTGTGTCATCGGCGTAATTTACGGTTATCACATCAGGAGGGACACTGTTGATCAATCCactgatcacaacattaaagcaTAACGGACTTAGTGGAGATCCCTGAGGAAGGCCTTTCCACGTTGTCCTAGATATTGAATCTAATCCATTTGAAATGCACAAATTCCTTTCTTCAAAAAGATGGAAGATACTTCTTACTAGGCATTCAGGGACTGTTAATGAGCGTAATTCGCGGACCAGAACATTAATTTCCACGTTGTCGTAGGCGGCTTTGATATCGAGGCTACATATCACCACATGCTctcttcttttcaaagctaaagAAGCTTCATTAATCAGGGGAAACAACGCATCCATTGTTCCTCGTCCTTTCCTAAAACCGTTGATAGCTGAAGGGAATAAGTTGTTGTTTTCGATGAAATGTTCTAGTCGATCTTTGATTATGAGTTCATACACTTTGCGAAAACATGAAGCTAACGCGATTGGGCGAACAGCAGAAGGAGAAATCGGATCATGACCACTTTTAGGAATCGGtacaattttaaaggttttccagctttccggaattcttcctgaagcaaaaatttggcaatagatTTTTCGCAACTGACTAAGCGCCGCCCATGGGAGATGATTTATGACGGAATATGGAACACCATCCAAACCAGGAGCCGAATCtttaccgatttttaaaactgcttgAATATCCGATACTGAGAATGGTAAACCAGTTTGAGGGCAACACGAACATTGTAGAAAAGCCGGGGGTGGATTTTTGGCAGATGAGGGAGCCAACTTGTCCAAAACATCGTTGGCCAAATTGTCCGAAATTCTAAGGTTTTTTGATGGCTCTCCGCGCCCTTTGAATCTTCTAGCCATCCTCCATAAGGTTGTGAGGGACGTAGAACTATCACAACTATCACAAAAATGTTGCCAACTTTTCCTCTTCTTCTCGCGTACCAAATTTCTGAACCTTCGTTCTGTATTAGCGTACCCTTCGTAAGCTTCGGTTGACAGCTCTCGTTTCCAAGCGCGGAAAGCAACTCTGGTGGCTTTCTTCGCTTCTGTTAGCTCTTCGTCCCAATAGGGTTGCGGTATTCGGCGAGTGTGGTTCGAGTTTACTGATGGACAGGATCTGCGCAGTGCTTGCCAAATCAGCTcaaagaagacatcaaagctatccggttctccattttcgacgaaTGATTCCTCGAGGCTTCCGGTAAAACGTTCCCagtcgattttccgaacattgattccagagtagaatttcatcgcgcatgtagtactcgaatgaaaaactatcggaaaatGATCGCTTCCATTTGGTGAATCCAAAACCTCCCAGTCGAAGCACAAACTAAGGCTCGAAGAAACCAGCGTGATATCAATTGCGCCCCACGACCGGTTTACATCAAACCTAGTTGGCTGACCATTGTTGAGAATGACGAGATGAGATGTTTCGATGGCTTGATGAAGACGGTCTCCACGTGTGTTTCCATGATCGCTTCCCCATAGGTGATGTTTTGCGTTAAAGTCTCCTCCAATGATGCACGGTTTCGGAacggttgataaaaaattatcaaactgagTCTGCGATATGTTGGCTTGCGGGTGTATGTACACAGATACAATAGTGATCAACCCGGAGATGTATTTGATCTGGCAGGCAACGGCTTGAATATCCGCTGACAGTGCAATAGGAAATGCTACGGGATTCAGTTCTGAACGAATCGCGATGGCTACGCCCATCGAGTTTCGTCTGTGATCTTTACGAAAAATGGTGTGCTGCGGTAGACTAaagtttgtgtgattgtcgagatGTGTTTCACTCAAAAGCGAAATATTGATATTGTGTGTATTTATGAGCTGGATTAAAGATGAGCGTTTACTATTTATCCCTCTACAATTCCATTGTAGACATTGCAGAGGAACGGTGGCTGTTAAAGTGCTCGGTGTGGTGTTTTTCATAATCTGAGATTAGCAAAATATCCTTTCATTTTATCACTTACAACATCCGAAATTCTCTCCAAAaccatttgttgaattttttgtcgagtTTCAACATCTTCCTCAGGAACTTCCAGAGCCTCTGCAACGATATCGATGACCTCAGTAGATTCAATCGTCGATCGGATCGAATCGCAAACCCCGTCAGAAATGTTAACTTCAAGTTGGGGAAGCTCATCGTCCGAATCGACATTATGACGACGTTTGCTGGAAGGATTAGACCCATTCTTGTCAACATTACTTGTTTGGCAAGCAACTGCCAcggtggattttgttgttggttgGGAGATGATAGTTAGTGAGTTTGATGATTCATTTGAAGTTGTTCCACAAAACCAATCGACACGTCCTTGTGAAAAAGTGTCGCGCCGCTCTTtatcggttttctttttttgaattattttcggacAAAGCTTGTGATCATTGGCCCGATGGGAGCCCAAACAGTTAACGCACTGGGGCTCACTATTTTCACATGCATGATCTTCGCCGCCCACTTGCTCCAAGCATTGGTTACAGCGTTTAGCACTCTTGCATCCTTTTTTATCATGTCCCAAGCGCCAGCAGTTTCCACACTGGCGGACAGGATAAATGTACTGCTTAACAGAATAAAGCACTCTATTCAACTCGATGTGAGTAGGTAAACTCTGCCCAGCGAAAGTAAAAATCACCGTAAACAGGGCTTCCTCTTTATCATCAGCTAATTTTCTAAGCACACGACGAGCATGAACTATCTCCGGGTTATCAACTTGATTCGACTTGCGTTTATCGTACGCATTAGCAAACTTCAATTCTTCATCACAAATATCCGGCTCAATATAGGCTACCCCAAGGCACTCCACCAGCCGTTGGGGGATAAAAAAACGCACTTCATTTGAGGTACCGATGCCTGCTATTTCATTAGCAGCATCCCTCGAtcgcatcaaaattttcattttggttttagaaACCGGCATAGCACGTATAAAATCGTCACCAAATTTCTTCACCAGACTTTTAGCAATCTTCGCAGCAGATATATTTCCGACATTTGTTTCAGCCATAACGAGATATGGCCCAgcataattttcgtgatatttccgcactcgaacttcatttttcgatgaCCTTGGTGTATCGTTGTGGGTCATTGCACCGCTCGACAATAGCGTGTGGAaggagagaagaaaaataaattagatttcgATTCAGCTCACACACACGATGTGCAACGTACCGTAGTTCAAACGAGACTGTTTGCTGATATTTTAGaatgcaaaaacaaaattaattgattGCTGAATTTCTTTATGTAGAAAATAAAACGGTACTTTTTTTGtcaggaatttgaaaaataggttATCGCTTCATtttctacataaaaaaaatcagcaattaaTTGTGTGATTTcttgcatttaaaatttcactGTGATTCGATACTAAAATTTCCTTCCCATGACATAGCCTATAACAACTTTTGAGGACCTGTACTTCTGTTCTGTTCGTATTCACTAAACAACATTTTGCTTTACAATGAAACAGGAACAGttacaaataatgttttttttttttttaaattcgtcaATTGTTGTTTAGATATCGCGAAAAGATTCGCCTCATAAATTTGCGACTTATTCGGTTTTGCTTACTGGTATACCTTTGgcagaaaaactttccaaaaaaaaaatcttcatttatATATCCATGATTTAAAAAACCATATTTACAAGTAAATATTACTGAATACTAATCGATTACTAATCAAATATTTATCGTGAACCTAAATCTATATAACCAGGCGTTTTCATTCCATTTTATAACTAATTTGCAATAATTTAGTGAGTAAACTTATTCAATGctatatctcttttttttaaactttacatACTGGATAAAGGATCGCTTTTTGAACATAGCACAATGTCGGTAAATACTCACTTGACTCACTCTGACTTGTTAATCGTTTTGATTACGGCCAGGTAATGCAATTGTACGTCTTGTTCTTGTAACTCAATAGGTGACCTAGAGGAACATTCCCAGGAAAACACGAACACCTCAAATAATTGCATATGATACATGCTGGATCCGAATAATTCGAAGAAGTTCTGAAAGCATACAACAAGAATCACTATTCTAGAATAAAATCGTGTTTACGCGGTGTTCAGAATATAACGTACTTGGTTAAGATTTTGTAAATGCGCTTATTATTATCCTGCCAAAAACATTAAACCGTCACCAGCGCAGTCATGAAATCTTcctgtgacaaaaaaaaaccgccgTATAAAGGCTTTGATGAATTCTTCCGGATTCTCGTACGTGATTATGGAAGTCCGGTGCCAGTTGCTGTGATACAcaagaaagaaattttatttccagAGATCGAAAATAAATTATGCTAAACAAGCTTGATCTACTAACCTTTCTTGAGCTGCATTGACTTGGCAACATAACATAACCTTAAAGATTTCCGGATGCGCTAACGCTCCGGGGTGTTGACGGTATCAAATAAACTCCACGCAAGAAGCAAATGCAccggcaaacaaacaaaatcgtgtaaaaaaacgtttatctTTTCTGTGCGCTATTTTTCGAGTAGCGTagatattcaaatttcaattccgtTTAACTGAGAAAAAGTAATTCTATGCTCAAGGCAAATTATAAACAAGAACAGATTGAATCTGACGTGTACTGTTTTTCAAAGTATGTGTGATTTAGATTTAAagtgatgtaaaattaaatcaatatatcattacatcaagaaaaaaataggtctccaagcgtttctgtctcatttaattttacaaattttttggtgtgtacgattcggattgtgttcgtgtgtttctctggagggcgtgtcttagattatttcgtggcactcacccaaggcacgcgtatggtgtgctCCACCgtgccgattagatgatgcaaaatcgctaaaaagatcgatacgatccctctgtcgatttgagttacctctctgccgattcatgtttactggagAGTCTCGGTCGGTGCGATTTCCTTCTTGTTTTCCACTCATGATCGATGAACTTTGCACCAAACAGTGAGTCGTATCATCCATCAAAATCAAGCA is a window encoding:
- the LOC129737983 gene encoding uncharacterized protein LOC129737983; protein product: MAAEKKIQVMSYYRMIDSIESRAEKLLLFVRSFDTEKQESSLLEDKLESIDQMRSLLHETEVKLYGVIKEDEVGSLQMTIEKIEDLFDDIRHRVRKIIREIDPPKPISAPAAVNSTQHSHTKLPDIPFPRFNGQLEEWLTFKSQFNSLIKRRESLSESEKLFYLKAAIQDGSARHVQSSEDNFSSLWKALCSEFENKRLLVDRHIAQLFHLKPLVRESGSALRTLLSDVTRNIRALANLELKLKPLSEQFLVFLVCARLDNRTRKDFELQFTDHSLPSWEKLLEYLQSRCRCLESIDQDKQEVQSSSFRGRFGHNERSGSHSSKVLAINTGRSYGNPVCFACKGNHYLSNCEDYLKLQLRDRISKVRSLGLCMNCFSNRHHVRDCKGSSCKKCGGRHHTTLHDNNANQPTQPTPTPRRTPEMPTTSLNALVASVACTNSQPKQYILYTAVCMIEDEFGNLISCRVLLDSGSMHNLISTRVVNALRLRKTKVNMSVEGISGAPKMISSQVRVKIHSTYKSDFTYSTECLVMSKITGNLPINSFNIDPGQIPSEIVLADPWFSQSRRIDMLLGIQVFHEMFTGQTHTIIENPPCWCEETVFGWVVGGAVERPEVDRTISNVCKIVTNEALSEQISRFWEAESIHEPRMLTQDERAAEQSFSDTCCRLENGHYEVGLPLRPSIKELGDSQTIALRRFLQTEKRLIHDQDLYDQYREFMHDYETQGHMIKCDTNCSEGYFLPHHAVLNLASTTTKTRVVFDASAAASRGGSLNDHLYVGPTIQPKLAEIVLRFRVPKIVFTADITQMFRQIRIRAEDQKYQQIFWRRQPNESLEVFHLTTVTYGTACAPFLATRTLEQLCMDEKGRFPLASKAGTEDVYMDDILSGADTLEDALNLQTQFVEMTQAGGFNLHKWASNHPELLRQIDSTEHERAFFEDEKTTRTLGLTWQPRKDVFLTKLHEIEFHLGQTTKRTIYSDIAKLYDPLGLLGPLIFAAKVRMQKIWQLNVDWDEILARNDAEIWEVFRNQLKEMGEIVVPRCVFPHSNPQSVELHGFCDASSLGYGACVYVRSCDTINCKISLLTSKSRIAPLKNAKLTIPRLELSGALVLARLIFNITHNLKISFSRIILWSDSTTALSWIKTDPSRLKTYVSNRVIEIQELAKGIEWRYVGTHDNPADIISRGLLPSEIRDCEIWWSGPNFLYHDEEDWPKRFQHIPTEQLPETKNPTISLTVTDPPAMFYLFATENNFRKMQRIMGLVLRYIDHIRPKKDRQHRYGVLRIPELQRATVALASIAQQETFPKEFSCLDAGKVIHSKSKLISLSVFLDRSEYVLRVGGRIRHAQLPESQKHPIILPATHCFTHAVIRAYHVEMLHAAQQLLLCGLRHQFWILHGRSTVRRVIRRCVTCMKAKPVGMQQKMGDLPFARLEGVHAFYNTGVDFAGPIYLRQHNKRGTVLYKAYVAVFVCFATRAIHLELVGDLTADSFIAALHRFVSRRSKCARLFSDNGLNFVGSRSKLREMYDLFQSQLLKDKLNDFCSKSAIEWNMIPPNAPHFGGLWEAGMRSAKYHLKRITGTANMNFEEYTTLQNRNKWHVRYPVKAGQLVIIREDNMPTTAWRLGRIETAIPGPDGLVRVADVRVADGSKGTKVFRRPIAKLCLLPIEDNEVEPENDSEDGNENSEVKK